In Nicotiana tabacum cultivar K326 chromosome 11, ASM71507v2, whole genome shotgun sequence, a single window of DNA contains:
- the LOC107764159 gene encoding putative MO25-like protein At5g47540, producing MKGLFKSKPKTPVELVRQTRDLLMYAQRNSDTRESKREEKMMELGKSIRDLKSILYGNGQSEPVSEACSQLTQEFFRENTLRLLINCVPKLNLEARKDATQVVANLQRQQVQSRLIACDYLEANIDLMDILVSGYENTDMALHYGTMLRECIRHQSVARYVLESEHMKKFFDYIQLPNFDIAADAAATFKELLTRHKSTVAEFLSKNYDWFFAEYNSKLLESSNYITRRQAIKLLGDILLDRSNSAVMTRYVSSRDNLRILMNLLRESSKSIQIEAFHVFKLFAANQNKPPDIVSILVASRSKLLRLFADFKTDKEDEQFEADKTQVVKEIAALETKELS from the exons ATGAAAGGTTTATTCAAATCAAAGCCTAAAACTCCTGTTGAACTTGTTCGCCAAACACGTGATCTCCTTATGTACGCACAGCGTAATTCTGATACTCGCGAGAGCAAGCGAGAAGAAAAG ATGATGGAGTTAGGCAAGTCAATTCGGGACTTAAAGTCTATTCTCTATGGAAATGGTCAATCAGAACCTGTCTCTGAGGCTTGTTCTCAGCTGACTCAAGAATTCTTTAGAGAAAACACACTGCGGCTGCTTATTAATTGTGTTCCGAAGTTGAATTTAGAG GCTCGTAAAGATGCTACTCAAGTAGTTGCAAATCTGCAGAGACAGCAGGTCCAATCACGGTTGATTGCTTGTGATTACTTGGAAGCAAACATTGATCTGATGGATATATTAGTATCAGG GTATGAAAACACAGATATGGCTTTGCATTATGGTACAATGCTGAGGGAATGCATTCGACACCAGAGTGTTGCAAG GTACGTCTTGGAATCAGAGCACATGAAGAAGTTTTTTGATTATATTCAGCTGCCAAATTTTGACATTGCTGCTGATGCCGCTGCAACTTTCAAG GAACTCTTGACGAGGCACAAATCAACAGTAGCTGAGTTTCTTTCGAAGAATTATGACTGG TTCTTTGCCGAGTATAACTCAAAACTGCTCGAGTCCAGTAATTACATCACCAGAAGGCAAGCTATCAAG CTGTTGGGAGATATACTGCTTGACCGCTCAAATTCTGCAGTAATGACGCGTTACGTTAGTTCAAGAGACAACTTAAGGATCCTTATGAATCTTCTCAGG GAGTCAAGCAAGAGTATCCAGATAGAAGCATTCCATGTTTTCAAG TTATTTGCTGCAAATCAGAACAAGCCTCCAGATATTGTTAGCATCCTTGTCGCTAGCAGAAGCAAGCTCCTGCGCCTCTTTGCTGATTTTAAGACTGACAAAG AGGATGAGCAGTTTGAGGCTGACAAAACGCAGGTTGTCAAAGAAATTGCAGCCCTTGAAACCAAGGAACTCTCTTGA
- the LOC107764160 gene encoding cysteine proteinase inhibitor 5 produces MALKFNCILAVTLLAVVVASLFFHASAALGGGGLPGGWSPISDTKDPQVVEIGKFAVNEYNKQAKTNLVFKRVKKGATQVVAGTNYRLVISANDGGRSNNRYKCWLVLILGFLLGVSSCFSREISTDAYPR; encoded by the exons atggCCCTCAAATTCAACTGTATCCTCGCCGTGACACTCTTAGCCGTGGTGGTCGCCTCCCTCTTCTTCCACGCCTCCGCCGCACTGGGTGGCGGTGGTTTACCAGGTGGTTGGAGCCCTATATCTGACACAAAGGACCCTCAAGTGGTCGAGATCGGTAAATTTGCAGTGAATGAGTACAACAAACAGGCTAAAACTAATTTGGTTTTTAAACGAGTGAAGAAGGGAGCAACCCAAGTCGTCGCCGGCACCAATTATCGGCTAGTCATCTCCGCCAACGACGGTGGTCGTAGCAACAATAG ATATAAATGCTGGCTGGTTTTAATTCTTGGCTTTTTGCTTGGTGTCTCTTCATGTTTTAGCCGTGAAATCAGTACAGATGCTTATCCTAGGTAG
- the LOC107764158 gene encoding DELLA protein GAI-like has product MSYRSEMSMDTTTEDGESFISNTDAIINGTSDISALAESLISGPNIPNSSWTSADDVQQQISTAGGGGAAAADDMMIVSSGASSMLSNTNKQSEIMIFNVDFRAVAVCNNSDKIEEKGSAESSKRLECRFGLGSNIGGAVNEETSFRFVNIYTLMACAEAIQQNNLNLADALVSDIKRLAVQQSGAVKKVVYYFDDTLDRTINGMNAPYIVESSYCTDELLQMYFYETSPYLKFAHFTANQAILEAFADSNRVHVIDFSLNQGSQWPVLMQALALRHGAPPAFRLTGIGLPQHSFLEVRYMLVQLAEKIGLEFEFRGFLANSLTDVDAMILSIRSSNVEAVAVNSIFEPHHAMSRPGAIEKLLNTIKEMQPKIVTTIIKQEATNSEWTQSYSRDSEMAEQYPGRQIHNAVTCKGSDRIERHDTLSQWRVKMNSVGFNSVRLNSNTCNQASKLLSLFHNRHGCGVEENDGFLMLSRDSQPLIATSAWQLTPPTLG; this is encoded by the coding sequence atgaGTTATAGATCAGAGATGTCTATGGACACAACCACGGAAGATGGGGAATCCTTTATTTCTAATACAGATGCAATCATCAACGGCACTTCTGATATTTCAGCGTTGGCTGAGAGCTTAATCTCAGGTCCCAACATCCCTAATTCGTCTTGGACGAGTGCAGACGACGTCCAGCAGCAGATTTCGACGGCTGGTGGTGGTGGTGCTGCTGCTGCTGATGATATGATGATTGTATCATCAGGTGCATCTTCCATGTTATCCAATACTAATAAGCAAAGTGAGATTATGATATTTAATGTTGATTTCAGGGCGGTTGCTGTTTGCAATAACAGTGATAAAATTGAGGAGAAAGGATCAGCTGAGAGCAGTAAGCGATTGGAATGTCGCTTTGGTTTAGGTTCGAATATTGGTGGGGCAGTGAATGAGGAAACCAGCTTTAGGTTTGTCAATATATATACATTGATGGCTTGTGCCGAGGCAATCCAACAGAACAACTTAAATCTAGCTGATGCACTCGTCAGCGACATAAAAAGACTTGCGGTTCAACAATCTGGAGCCGTGAAAAAGGTGGTGTATTATTTTGACGACACTTTGGATCGAACTATTAACGGAATGAATGCACCGTAtattgttgaatcctcctattGCACGGATGAACTCTTGCAGATGTACTTCTATGAGACTAGCCCCTACCTCAAATTCGCCCACTTCACTGCCAATCAAGCCATTCTTGAGGCCTTTGCCGATTCAAATAGAGTACATGTAATTGATTTCAGTTTGAATCAAGGTTCGCAATGGCCGGTGCTAATGCAGGCTCTCGCCTTGCGTCATGGGGCTCCACCGGCTTTTAGGCTTACCGGAATTGGACTACCACAACACTCCTTTTTGGAAGTCCGGTATATGCTAGTGCAGTTGGCTGAGAAAATAGGTTTAGAATTTGAATTCCGTGGATTCCTAGCCAATTCTTTAACCGATGTTGACGCTATGATTCTGAGTATTAGATCAAGTAATGTGGAAGCAGTGGCTGTGAACTCTATTTTCGAGCCTCACCATGCGATGTCCAGGCCAGGCGCAATTGAGAAATTGCTGAATACAATCAAAGAGATGCAACCGAAGATTGTGACGACCATCATCAAACAAGAAGCAACAAACTCAGAGTGGACTCAGTCCTACAGCCGAGACTCGGAGATGGCGGAGCAGTACCCAGGGCGGCAGATTCATAATGCGGTGACTTGCAAAGGGAGTGATCGAATTGAGAGGCACGACACTCTTAGTCAATGGAGAGTGAAAATGAACTCAGTTGGATTCAACTCGGTACGCTTGAATTCGAACACGTGCAACCAAGCAAGCAAGCTTTTGTCCTTGTTTCATAATAGGCATGGATGTGGAGTGGAAGAGAATGATGGGTTTCTTATGTTGAGTCGGGATAGTCAACCGCTCATTGCCACCTCGGCTTGGCAGCTTACGCCTCCGACTCTAGGCTAG